ACATCTGCCTCCGACACTTAATTTTCAGTATCATGAAATGGCAGAGAATTGttatttgattttttattattattgttctgtTCTATTGCCAGGGAAGGGCAGAAGTGTGTAGGATTTTCAGCCTCAGGTGCCAAAAGGACTTGACTGGCCTTGGGTACTACGTACCTGGCCTTGGACAGAGTATTTAAGGGACTGCAGTATTCAATCCACACAAGGGAATAGGGCAGGTTGAAGAAAAAGTAGGAGAAGTTGAAGCAGGGTCTTTGAGGAGAGGTTTTATTCCTgcaggatgggggggaaggcaaaGGGGAACTGTAGATGCCAGTGGTGGCCCAGAACCGCTTGCTGCTCTCAAGCTGCTGCTGTATCATCCCACAGGTTTGCCCCCCTAATGTTGCAGAGGATGCTTGGCGGAGCATgctgggcagggcaggggaggggaggggatccaAAAACGGTGTGGGTTCGTCAGTGCCGTCAAAATATGCTGCTGCTCCACTGAACCGGGCCGGCTGCTCCTGGCAAACCTGTGTGAGGGATGAAGACTCCTGAGTAAAGGGCAAAGTGGTGAGGAAAGGGCAAAGAGGTTGCCTGACAGGGGCAGGGGAGCAGACgaaggaaggaagagcaggaaaaaatgggggaatGGAAGGAAAGCGATTAAGATACATAAGAGATGaccctggggagggagggaggaagagagggagggagggagggagggaggaggaagggaaggaaggaaagaaggaagagaggaagagagggagggaggaagggagggagggaggaaggaagagagggaaggaaggaaggaaggaaggaaggaaggaaggaagggagggagagaggaagagagggagggaggaagggaggaagagagggaagaagggagggaggaaggaaggaaggaaggaagagaggaagagagggagggagggaggaaggaagagagggaaggaaggaaggaaggaaggaaggaaggaaggaaggaagagaggaagagagggagggagagagggaggaaggaaggaagagagggaaggaaggaaggaaggaagagagggatggagggagagagcgagggagggagggagggagggagggaggagatggaGATGAGAAGAGCTGTTGAGAGAGAAATGGGGTGAAGAGCAAAGGTAGGCTGCTCAGAATGCATCAGGGAGTTCTAACAACACTCCACTGGGCTCAGTCATTTGTGCACTGCAGGGATTAGCAACAGCAGCCTGGTTTCTTCGCATCTCAGTGCAGCTGATGGCCTCCTCTCGCCCAGTGGCTTCATACGTCATGTCGAGCTGCAGTTATTGAGATGAACGAAAGGAGGATCGCCATGAGGTGCCTTCTTGGGAATGGCACCTCAAGAAGCAATACCAGAGGCAGATGAACAGCCCTGTGAGCAAAGAAAGCAACTTTAAGTGAAAGGAAAGATTTGCAAATTGGAatgtattgggggaggggggttgactcttagcagggccagccctaccattaggcagagtgaagcagttgcctcagacagcagatgctgggaggtggcagcaaggtgttggagaagagAGCTGAGCCTTacagcctgccctctgccccctaagctagcctgcttccTTCAGGTTCAATGaaggatgctgttccatcaccTAGTCAGCTTTTTTACATGACATGGGAGAggacgccatcttgttcttcgcctcaggtggcaaaatgtcttgggccagccctgactttCAGTGTTATGCTGAGCTCACAAACCTTGAAGTGAGCTGAGGACAGTGAAGAGAAACATCTGTAGGATTGAGAACACCCCAAAGGAGATGAAAACCGATGTCCAGGTGGCACCCAGGAGACATGTCAGCCCGAGGACTGTCACCAGGTCCTTGCAGGAGTGCTCTTTCCGCTGACGAAGAGGGTTGGCTTTGAGCTGCCTGACCTTCCAAACTACCACAGCCAGGACAGCCATGTTGAAGAGGATGGTGGCACTGAAGTAAATCAAGTTGATGTGGTTTATCACAGGGGCTGTGATCCAGcacctagagaagaagaggagccAATGAGATGCTTCTAGTGAAAgtagagcagggttggggaacctctttcaacccaggACTGACtttagtttcagagaagctcttgagggccgcattccggtggtgggtggaaccaaagtcaaaggaggtggggccaaaaacaccgggatattttagcttaaaggctcttactgccagtcactaagccttaggaagggcatttcaaccttttagagaggaagggaggaacTGCCACGAAAGCCAGAAAACCATCCAATGATTCGCGGTTGgtaggaagggggtgtggccatatGGGAACTTCACCTCCTCTCCTGTAGGGACAGGGGCTTTGGAAAGGGGTGGACCTTGCAGACCTAACGGGGCCTGCAGAGGAAGCCCCCGGGGGCTGTATGTGGAGTCTCTGTGGCCAGATTAAGCCCATGGGCCGGAGGTTCCACACCTCCTGGTGCCCACATAACTGAACTCATATCGACAAAAGCCATACAAACAAAGCCACACTTTCCCCAACACTCACATGGCGCTGCTGCTGCGATCAGAGCTGGTTTTGACAAAGTGGGCACCATAACTATTGTTCTTGATCAGGACGATTGCCAACACTGCTAAGCCGGGGAACCCTGTGGACTCCAAGAACACACTATGGTCAAGACCAAAAACAAGATCTTAGGCAATTACATACGCAGGCCTTGGGTGCCCCCAAAGGCTCCAGCCCCCCAGCCCCAACCAGATGCAGCAGCTCCTTTTCCACGCGTGCTTCCATTTCTGACCTTCCCCAGATGGGGCAGTCCAGAGAAagcaaggtaagggggtgggatggggccACCAGAATGCCAAAAGAGTCCAGTCAGGAGAACGGATGCCTTTGCTGCTCTTCCGCTGTGACACAAGCAGCAGAGATACATCGCTCCAACTGGCCCTGGAGAAACCTCCGTTGCAAGAGGAGTCGTCTGGCGGTTTCCCCTAGGTGCCCAGAGAGCGTccgttatggggcggtatagaaatgcgtaataataataataataataataataataataataataataataataatatttctgtcAGTCAAAGTGTGTTTATTTACTTAAGCAGTCTTTTCCAGAAGTCTGGTTTTATCGcattctctgctgctgctttaaattatatatatttgttgtGATTTGAAGGCAATATTTTATCTTCTTTTACATTATGTAGGCatttttgtaagctgtcttgtgtacttcatttaaaaaagtgggataataataataataataataataataataataataataataataataaccaccaccaccacctagttGAAGACTACAACAATGACAGTGGAAGACTACAAAATTCCAACCCACATCttgatccccctcccccaccccacccgcatcCCTTGGAAACAGCCCTATTACGTAGCCAGGTTGTGTTGCAAACGCATGACGCCCACCAGTCCATGACCAGCATGGAGTCTTTCGAGAGGCCTTTCCCAGCTATTGAGATCCTTTTACCTGGAGACACTTGGGAcagaacctggacctcctgcaTATACAGCACCTAGTCCCCTCTGTTAAACTCAAGTTGCATTTTCCCCACAACTCTGCCTCCTTTGGGTGCTtcgctgccagtccagatctgctccagctggcagtaagagcatcaAGAGAGCTCTGCTGAACAGACCCAAGGCCTACCTAGCCCAACATTCTACTCGCACAGTGGCCCAAGAGCTCCCCAAAGCCTCTTTTCCAGGCCCTCTGGCCAAGATCCATAATGCCCAAGAACTAAACAACAGTCCCAGTTCATTTCCAGACTCAATGCAAAGTGCTGCTGTTGACTTTCACAGCGTGGAACTTCTCTCCGTATGTGTCTGCCTCTACACTGGGAGCATCAACAGAGGCCCTTCTTTGGATGCTTCCACCCTCAGAGATACTGCAAGGGGCTTGTCAGCGGTTGTTCCCCAGCTGTGCaatgctctccccagggaggctcacctggtaccTACTTTGATGTCTTTTGAGCACCAGCAaggacttttttttgggggggggggtcctcagCCTCTTGAATCTCTGCTTTGCCTTTACTTCATCCCTGCTGGTTGCTTGAATATTGCTCTTTTAAGTTGTGTTATATTTAAGGGTTTAATGATTTCAATTGCCTTTGTGGTCACTTGGATTTCTCGTCAGCTGCCCTGGGATATACAGTAAATCCCTAGAATTATTAGAACAATACACTGGAGATCCCAGCAGGAACTGAAGCCAATCTGTGTTCCCCTGAGCTGTGGTATCTCTCCTAAAGGTGAGATCTTACCCCATCCAACAGAACAGAGCTTAAGGAGGTAGCGCCTTATATACGAGTTGTAAACTCTGATCACGAGCATGTAGAGATGGAAGCCTTCAATAGCCATCCAGGTCAAGCAAGAGAGCAGTGAGTAGTGGAGGAAGACCGCAGCGACTGCACACAGCCATGGGGGTTTAATGAATGCCAGGAATTTGCCCATCAGGAACGACATATTAAGAAAGAAGAGGGCCCCCAGGAGGTTCATGTGGATTTTCGTTGTGGAATCATGCTGGATTTTCCTGTCGAGGGTAATGAATGGAACATAAACTGGAGCGTTTTGCTGGTACAACACAAAAACCAAAGACTAAAAGGACAGTGCAGGTCATGTCTGTTGACACTCTTCAGAGCACTTACAGAGGGGTCTCAAGGGTGTGGAAGTGGCTTTAGGCACCGGATGTTGGCGTTctttactgcaggggtgggcaagctgtggccctccagacgttttagctcccatcatctctcaccattggctatgctggccaaggCTGATGCgggttgtaggcccaaacatctggagggccacaagttgctcacccctgctttactgTGCAGTCCCACGCATGTCTACTTGGGAGTCTATCCAATGgcattcagtgagacttactcccaggtaaatgtgtataggattgcagccttaaaatgctAAGGCATTAGTTTTTATGTCTATCTTTTAAAAAGGCCAAGTTACTAGATCTCATGACCAGTGCCGATTCCAAGTTTTTGAGTGCCCTAGGGCAAGACCTCCTCAGTGGGGGCCTCCCTCCTTTAGTGAGGCTACCTTCTCACCGGCATTATCACCAGgtgctcttgttcctcctcccctttcccatccttgcttgacaggtagagagtcGGTGAGAAAGTAGGCCGTGGGATCTGCTGCCGGTCCTTCTCAGTGGCTGGGTTCGCGATAAGCAacgggtgggtgtgggtgtgaaaagAGTCAATCGTCAGTTGTGttgcttatcgtgtcatgtgaggggaggggacacacacacacacacacacacaaaatgagcaCACAACTCAGGGTAcatgatttttttccccatttaaccCACGGAGAAAAACAACGGGGTGCTCCGTTGCTTAGCCGGAGACCCGTTGATTAAAACGTCATGGGGCAGGCTCCGTCGCGTGTGCCGCACGTTATTTCTATTGGCCGTAGAGTTCTCCGGCAAGAGTGGCTGAAAGTGCcccggctgctcctgtacagccggcAGAACTTGTAACGCATGATGGTTTAGGGCCGGGAGGGCTGAGGGAGGAGCAACAGCCGCCCGGAAGGATGACGGGACTTTCAGCTGCATGACGGGGGGCAGgacaacatgttgtgtggggaataccggCTGTGGTGCTACACCCCACATGTCAGTTCCCAAAagtatgtctggagtttgtaaggctgtggtgcttagaatgttggcctgagtgggcggagttagaatgtctggggagaggggaggagtgatatataagggaaggacggaggggattgtgagagagtttttaggtactcttagggctctctgtgcgttagctcttggggtttagagtacttgggtctggagaatttgaggttcagggtagagagtggtgtctttggagtgtggtgtgcacatagttgatgtatattaaacaataccgataataaagaaagctcaagagtgatagtgtgagagaaaggaaagcgtgtatgtgaatgggtgaaaggattggatgaaaggtttcaaaaaggcttttaaatgttttattttgaaacaaagcatgtgaacttttaaaataaattttaattattttgttttaactaccacaaaaatcccacgtgtctgtttggcatttatcatctgaagtttacacatttagcacccactctgacaatactTCACCTCAGCaaatataattcacagcacattattttgttattgaaatccttctccatttaacccctttctccacatagtttggaggaaggtggtttttatccctcgcctcaggcgtatcaagcggtggtgcttggcttgagcagggagtagctgcggccaggcctggtgttcagagtgTGTCGTGGCACCGGCAACATAACACATGGCGAGTTGCCTATCCCCTGCCCTCCTTGCCCCTGACGCATtgcctaaagtgtcatctgaactcagccaacaaCACCCCTGTCTGGGCCCGAGTGAGAGGCCAGTGgaaaagcaggttgcaagggggaaggggaagaggagcagggccagatctacacgttgttgtgaaggcgcttccgtgcgccttttttaaagatgtaacctaaaagaagcgcctctttctttactgtgtgtactgtgagctaggcagcgccgcctgcggaagaatctctaccccattcaaagacgctgctctgctctggccgcttctccctcgcgtgttcttccattcaaataatcccccctcccacccagcggctcttctggcgcatcccagcggcggcggctcctcctgcaaaacacttttctccctcggtgtgtttgtatttgcatttgcgtgcacgtgtgcgagcacacaccgaagagagtcctggggagatgacaccgcgggggagagcgagaggcaggagctgaactcgtccgccgcacgcacacaaacgcaaatacaaacacaccgagggagaaaagtgttttgcaggaggagccgccgccaccgggacgcgccagaagagccgccgggtgggaggggggattatttgaatggaagaacacgcgagggggaagcggcccgagcagcgcctttgaatggggtagagattcttccgcaggcggcgctgcctagctcacagtacacacagtaaagaaagaggcgcttcttttaggtacgtctttaaaaaaggcgcacggaagcgcctttgctacgacgtgtagatctggcccaggtctggacagtgggcccctgctggaaaATGGGCCCATAGCAGAGGCCCAGCCATGCTGACCTTGATGCCAGCCATGCTCATGTCTGTAGTTAAACGTAGAATCTGCAGACCAGGTCTTGGTCAAGACCTCCGGAAAATAGTGTGCTTGTATATGtggggactgcaactcccctctCATTGCCCAGGCTTTACAGATCCTTCATGAATTAATTGCAACTGACAGCCTACACCCCAAAGAGGCTTTCACTAGCTGAATTCCTCTTTACGCCCCTCCACAGGTCCCGGTTGCTGCCTCACGCTCATATGCTCCCCCAATGACTTACAAATCCCATCCTCCTCTCTTACTATTCTGcaaaagaaggggggaggggaagggccaAGCTATAACATTAAATGAAACGCAAAGGTCCAACATTACTGTTATGTTTTCGGTGGGGCATGATGTAAAATAAACGATTAAAGTAATAAAGCTTCTTACTTCTTTGTAgtgtaaaaaaaaagagcaaTGAAAAAGCTTTAAAGAAAATGACTTCGACTAATTTCAGTAGCTTCCTATAAAGATCCCATTGAGACGAATGGAAAATTTTAAGGAGCAACACAGCTAGGTGACCTCCCCCACTAAATGAGTTTGTGCACACATATCTCCTCTGAATGATTTGTTTTCCAAAGTTTTAGCTGTAATttgagggaggagagaaaggagtCAATACAAAAGAAAACtttaatttcacacacacacacacacacacacacacacactgtctctaCATTTGCCTGGGGCTGGAGAGAAGCAATCATTTTTCAACCTTGACCATGGTTTGAAAGAGGGGTCACAgttttgagtttgtttgtttgtttatttgtttgtttgtttgaactcATCTCACTCTTGTGTCTGGTCAAACAAAGATTGCAGGTTTGTGAAATGTTTCTCATTAAAATGACTGCCTGTCTACAATCCCGGAAGCAACATTCCTCAGGTCTTTACTGAAGGAGCACTTTAGTTACCTTGAGAAAACGTACAAGCAGATGGTGATCAGACAAGCCAAAGCTGAGACACTGCAGCCTATATCTGTGATGTAGATTAAAGGAACCAGTAAAGCTTCATCCACAGGGGTTGGGGAGATTTGCTGAATGACAAGAGAAGGAAAAGGATGCAAAGACAAAGATGGAAGgaattaagttagggtgaccacatggaaaggagagcagggctcctgtatcttttacagttgcatagaaaagggaatttcagcaggtgtcctttgcatgcagcacctggtgaaatgccctcttcatcacaactctagctatactagagtgaccagattcaaaagagggcagggctcctgcagctttaactgttgtgatgaagagggaatttcaccaggtgctgcatggtgAACATTTACTGACTACTCAATcctaaaggacattatttttattcctttatttattaaccactgtagacactgatgccctactactCTGTGTATGGCTTGTGTGGCTGTGGGAGAGCTGTTGCAATTAGGAGAAGGAATGAGGAGAtgttcctcaagccccagcattggtggggctttgtgtaggttgaccctatggaaaggaggacagggggctcctgtatctttaacagttgcatagaaaagggaatttcagcaggtatgcaTGCCgcccctgctgaaatgtcctcttcatcacaaccgttaaagctgcaggagcccagcctaACATGACAAGTTAGGCTTGTCTAAACaattactttaaaatggtttataacagtagtgacaactgttggggcccaggacacacgccatggacagttttcaaaccattttcaaagtgtagattggcttggtatagatctggcccagatacaaataatacaaatgcccagacatttagcaatatgtaattagcctgggtttgcttttgtatgtttttgtgattttaaatttctgtatattgtttttaagtgtttttatcctatgtaaaccactcagagagcctcagctatggggcggtatacaaatgtaataaataaaaagagggcagggctcctgcagctttggctgtggtgatgaagagggcatatcaccaggtgctgcatgcataccaatgacaccggctggaattcccttttcaatacaactgttaaagatacaggagctctgtggcgattcccacctttctgtcccttaggtatgtctgaggtttgtatgtctagtgagtgcagagtgtttgactgagtgggtgtggctagtgatgcggtgagagagggggagggaggaggataaaTAGGCTGGCTGAGGGGAGTGTGAGGTAGTTTTTAGTTGGTGGTTAAGGGAGTTAGCGTTTGTTTAGTTTGGAGTGTCCAGTGATGTGTTCAGTGATGGAGATAAAatcttaagattactgttttgattagaactagtagattaagcaggttaacttgcattgaaagtaactaagatctgttaaacaaaaataaacattttgttttgttaccccaaaccacatgtctgcttggcttta
The sequence above is drawn from the Elgaria multicarinata webbii isolate HBS135686 ecotype San Diego chromosome 14, rElgMul1.1.pri, whole genome shotgun sequence genome and encodes:
- the ADGRG5 gene encoding adhesion G-protein coupled receptor G5 gives rise to the protein MANVEKAMRDFERHPIAECLSKRKEMIKGKQHLEKTLLESKFHSENITIVHDTVQTLIFRINASNFRGLFINSDNLKRNASVRTPTRHSMYFPDVLTETVKGKHVQQEMQLVCIYLKASCLFQDEKNSSLLNDDILGATLGNTSIANLRQPVEIRFWHNYTLASSNMTCVFWLEGTEADGLGSWSQEGCKTNTSQEGIVLCQCSHLTYFAVLLQISPTPVDEALLVPLIYITDIGCSVSALACLITICLYVFSRKIQHDSTTKIHMNLLGALFFLNMSFLMGKFLAFIKPPWLCAVAAVFLHYSLLSCLTWMAIEGFHLYMLVIRVYNSYIRRYLLKLCSVGWGFPGLAVLAIVLIKNNSYGAHFVKTSSDRSSSAMCWITAPVINHINLIYFSATILFNMAVLAVVVWKVRQLKANPLRQRKEHSCKDLVTVLGLTCLLGATWTSVFISFGVFSILQMFLFTVLSSLQGLFICLWYCFLRCHSQEGTSWRSSFRSSQ